Below is a window of Quercus robur chromosome 6, dhQueRobu3.1, whole genome shotgun sequence DNA.
AACTTGGTATTTATATTATCAAGAGGGAAGATAGGTTAATGATAGGAACTATATACAATATTATAATAtcttttaataagttttttccCGACTAGACTGTATATAAATGACTCGGTTCATTTATAACCATAATTGAAAAGAGGTCAAGAATTCAAAAAACATGACATTAGGATGGGTTTAGTGAGTACATAATTATTACGtgattaagatttatttttccttctccttttttctttcttataaacAACATATATATCATGTATgtatttctaataatttttaagaaaatgaggCTTTGGCGATTTAGAACTTTAACTAGAAAGTTCTTTAGTATTAACAAATTACAGTGaatagtatttttaaaattctggATTTGTAAAGCAggaaaaatttaattatatggtTTTTCATAAAGTTCCAAATTCAGCTTTAGCCTAAAGTTGTTTTGCCAAACCTTTGACAATTTctattaaaagagtttttttaaaCTCTTAAAACGCTTTTAACATCCTTCCAAAAGCCTAATCAGAGAGCCCCTAATTTTACCTCTTTTAACAGGATCTTGTAAGTTGTAATACAACCATCACTATGCATTCATAATGGCATTATACCAagtaccaaatatatatatatatatatatatatatatatttcaatttgatgatgattcatGCAGCCCCTGTCAATCTGTATCTCTCCGTTTCTTCTGGGAAATTCTCAGAGAATCACAAATCTTGCTCATAGTTAAGGATGTAGATCATTGGATGGGTCAAAATGAGGAgataaaatcataataaaattaCTTCAAAAATGGAACATTGGCTAAATAGACAAAATCGAATCCTCAAATCATAGTTCAATATAGTTATGGCAATAGTTAAATTTACCTTACAAAAAAAGGCCCaactaataaaaatatgttcTCAAGCATATAACTAAAGGCCCAACGAGTAGCATACCAAAATGCATTATTCTTTTTGGCATAAAAGTAACATacctaatgatttttttttttctttcagaaAGTTCATTTACATTATTTTggcatattttttttccccttcagcTACGGAAACACCTAATTCACATCCATTTTCACAATAGGTTTGGATTCAACTTGTGATTGAATAATTTTAAAGACATAATTAATTACACATTTAATTTCACAACTTGTTAACTTATACGATTGTGAGTGGTGAACTTTTTTTGTCATGTTTGACTCACTACTTTTCGTTGCCCACTCACAATCGTACAAGTTAGCAAGTTATGAAATTAAGTGTAAAAATAGTTGTGTCAGTAGGTAGACCACGAGTAAGATTACAAGTTTACAACACTTTCCGACTAACATGAGTACTATTTGAAAAAATGTATTTGAGTATATCAATCATAATAATCTGATTAATTAAGCATGTGgcgatttattttttttgggtagaccATGGATTTTATcatcaaaatacaaaataagtctgtgaattttttttttctttaggatgTTACGAATTTGGATGTGAAAATCAGTTAATTATGTTTTTGGCAAAAGAATAACAGAAATGGTTATGGCAGAAAGACATAATTCAGCCAAAAATACAGGGCATTTAATAAAAGTCCATGAAGTCTAGTCCACCACGAAGCCAACTAAAGTAACTAAACCCTCCAGCAAAAGTACACACAGAAAttatagaaaatcaaaagtagCAAGCTCAACCAATAAGAACAACACACTTTGCACCTTTATGATTCTAACACGTGTCTGTCCTACAAAACCCCAGCCACACAAACTctcccccccctctctctctcacacgaGATGGTATTGTGTGTTTCCGTCGCATGCACATGAGGGTGGACCCACACACACACCGTTGcaatttcaaaaacccaaaaagccaaaacccagaaatctaAAAACAGGTTTTTccatttcttctttcatttcccTTTGAAGGTTTCTCAAAAGCCCTCACATTTTCTtgaaaaaccaaaccaaaactactcgtttttcttttttttgggtgtcctaaaaacacacacacacacacacacacaaaaaaaaaaaacgaaagcGATTCATTGTTTGAAATCGCAGAAAagattcttggttttttttttgcatttgtggTGTATGGCAGGGAATGCTTTTCACAACCAAAACGGTGTCGTTTTCGTGAACCaccttcctcttcctcttccattTCCTCAGCCATTTGCTCTGATAAACCATAGAGGTGGTGGTGAGGTACTTGTTCCGTACAACCCACCTTTACTAACTCCTCTTGGATTTTCTGTATTGAAGGCTCAAATGGACGAGTGCAGATCAATCTCTCTGCTTCAggtagttttttcttctttctttttatctgGGTTTGTCTCAAGttcctctcttttttgttttttagattcgaattttcaatattttgttaaaaaaattttggtgggtTATGTTATCTttggtttaatatatatattttttttcattgtttttagtTCATGGTTAAAGAAGAACTCGTGCCGTCTccggaagaagaagagaggaggaGGAATGTCATTGTGAAGCTCAAACAGGTtttcttgaatttcaaaattacgTTCTTTAATCTTTGatgtttgattttggattgaaTAAAATAGTATAGAAGAATGCCTGTACCCGCATTAGATTGTTCAAATACATAGCGTATTCCGCATTAGATTGAATAATACTGGTATGTTTGAATATTGTAAAGAACCTAGTGATATAAGGATTTGAGTTAATggtaaaaaaactaaaaattgcaTCGGAAGTATTCAGCATTTCTTGAAGTTTTCCCACTTTTACTCTGAGATCTTTCCTGAAGAGAAATAGGAGGACTCGCATTTTTGTTATGGCGGCTGAACAATTACTCTTCTGTTGACTTATGGCCTATTTGCAAATTCTTCTGTGAGGACATTGTCTTGAGATAAGGTTTGCAGTAAATCTTGCTAGTTATGTACttttttgatggaagtaatctTGTTCTCTGTTGTGGTGGTTGGTTGTATTGTGTAGGGTTTTTCATGTACTCAAccacaataaattaaaattgaaaatttcttgTTTAGTGATGATTCACCTTGATAATTTTCTAGTTTAGTTtgtgttgaatcttttgatgtCTCATATAATTATGTAGATAGTGTTGGCATGGATTAAGAAGGTTGCGTGGCAACATCGACTTCCGAAAAAGCAAATTGCTGCCTCCAGTGGCACAATATTGACATATGGATCATATGGCCTTGGAGTAAGTTCTTTCTCTTGTCTGTTGATTTTTACATTTCTCCTGAACATGTTGTATACTGGTGCTCTGTGGTGCTTACGCTATTAATATATGTAATGTGATAATTATGGAAATCCTATGATCTGAAGCTGTCTAGGTCAGAACTTCAAGAAACTTTTggcttttcttcttcaaatataGTCACGAATAATATAATACTACAAGAAACTTCAAGACACTTTGGTGTTTGGATATAAACAGTGCAATGGgaattataatttaatatggGTAACATTCAAGACACTTCTagtacctatccaaaaaaaaagacacttcTAGGACATGTTCAGAGTGTTGCCGGGATGAGCTTGTTttgtaatctttaattttcagAGGCAGAGTATTTAGTAGTACCTTAGGAAGGATGGgttaaaaatatagaaagaatATAAACCCCACTTCAGTCCATAATTGTAAATGTGGGAACTTTGTAGTAATAAAGCACGTTGATAGagcaccttttatttatttatttattttaagtgtaGCCACCGCAGctgaaattattttgttgtcatttctcattttttcttcttataaacTGATATAGCAATATATGTCTTTTAAATATATTCAGGTTCATGGTTCAGACTCTGATATTGATGCTTTATGCGTTGGTCCTTTCTTTGCCACCATGGCAGTAAGTATCTGTTGCCTGCTCATTATCCCTTGATTTTGAGTGACAgcattttctcaatttttaatgAATGTGATTATGCAGGGTGACTTTTTTATTGTTCTGCGCAACATGCTTAAAGGCAGACCCGAAGTGTCAGAGATCCACTGTGTAAAGGATGCAAAAGTGCCTCTAATGCGATTTAAATTTGATGGGATCTCAATTGATCTCCCATTTGCGCAGCTTAAAGTGTTATCTGTCCCTGAAGTAGGTGTTGAGACCATGCAATAAATATTATGTTTGAGATTTAACTAACTTGATGCTCACTACTGCTATTTTTTTCTGGCATGTTTCTAGTAACTCAGTGTGTGCTTTGCCTTAAGCATTGTTTTGTAGTTGTCATTATCAATGAATCTTTTGTGCTTCCCCATTGATCATGTGGAAATTTTGACCGTCTAAGCCTATGAATTGCAGAATGTGGATGTACTGAACCCATTCTTCCTGAGAGATATTGATGAAACTAGTTTGAAAAGCTTGTCTGGTGTACGTGCTAATGAACGCATTCTTCAGCTTGTTCCGAACGTGGAGGTAcatgttgattttatttttatttttatgtttcagaATACTACTTAATTCTCCTATTATCTAGCTAACCAAATGCAAGTCTCGCTTTGACATTTCTATCTCTTGAGCAATTTTTAAACATTCCAAGGAAAATGTTCCTTCAATTTATCATTAAGGAGCGAATATGTCATAGAAGAGACGGTATCTGAAGCTTGATTTTGTGCCAATGTGTCTTCCTATCAATGTTTCACTCAGATGATCAATGTTTCACTCAGATGATCAATGTATAACTATTAACTAAGAAATACCAGGTCTTGAGGTTGAGGTTTTTACAGTGGATTGTTTCTAGGCTTATGGGAAATGTTTAGCATTGATGTGTTGTCTAACATGGTTGCTATGGGCAAACAAGAATGCATGTGTATGCTTGCATGTGGATGGGTCTATTCTTTTGGATTGGAGTATGCTGTCTTGGAACGCACTGTGGTGTTGTGGGATTCACCAAGACTATTTGATATGCTATAAGTATTAGACCATGTGTGAGCCTCCTTTTGTATTGCATGCATGGGTTTCTTGTCTGTGGTTGAGGGGGAGTGGGGTTGACAAGTACATGACTATACTGTGGGGGTAATtgtaaatgtgaaaaaaaaaaaaaaatctttgcaGGAGTTTTTGGGAGTATAGTTTCTCCTTATGCTACTTAATTTGTTCTAAATCTCATGTATATTGTAACTGATGCGTTTCAGAATTTCCAATCAATGCTGCGATGTGTTAAGTTATGGGCAAAAAGGCGAGGAGTGTATGGTAATGTAAGTATGTTTTGCTTGCTGGTGATGTCATATGCATGCTTTGCTTTATTTGTGTGACACAAGCTTTTTTGGGcatattgtttttcaaaaagtgATGAATACAAGTATTTTCCTGCTGATTACAGTTACTTGGCTTTTTGGGAGGAGTTCATCTGGCAATCCTTGTGGCTTTTGTTTGTCAAGGAAATCCAAATGCTAGCTTAAATGCTCTTATTATGAACTTCTTTGAGACATTTGCACTTTGGCCTTGGCCTACTCCAGTAATCTTGCAAGATGGACTGCCAGCACCTGGAGATGCCATGGAGACACGGTCCTTAATGCCCATTCGGCTTCCATGTAGTCCATATGAATACTGCCATTCCAATATCACTAGAAGCACGTACTACAAGATCAGGACAGAGTTTCTCCGAGGCTATACTATGACTAGGGTATGTTTTGTGTTTTAGGTGGGACATAATTGTTGGTATGCCTATTTGATCTCTTGCCAAACTACTTATATTGAAGGAATTTCTGAATTTGGGTTTGCAATTAATTATGTCATCTCTATAGTTTTGTTTTGGAAAATCTTACTTGATGATGATCTTCTGATGACAAGATAATGTGGGactattttttgttctctcccCTGTTGTTGCAGGATCTTTTGAAGCCAGACTTTGATTGGGGTAGCCTATTTGAGCCTTATCCATACTCAAAGATACATAGCAGATTTCTTAAAATTTACCTCTCGGCTTCTGAGCAGGATGAGCTAGGGGATTGGGTAGGTTGGGTGAAATCACGTTTTCGCTCTCTTATTGTCAAGGTAAGTGGCTCATATTGGAAGTTCATTGTATACGCTATACATATTTATATAGTTGATATGATAACTTTTCTGACTTGCATACGTGCATAGGAGTTGGGTGTTGTTATTCAGGGCATGATCAATCTTTGTCCTGGAGAGCATTATTGGCACAGCTGGTCCTAGGTTAAAGGGACATGGCCAAtcaaaaaagataaaagggatATAACCTCAGTGCCAATCtgtatattttcttaaatttagaTGGAGCCTCTGCTTCTCATGGTTATATGGATTCATAAAAGCACAGAAGTCAGGTTCATTGAATCCATTTTTATGTAGTTGATGCAATTACTTCGGCAAAAACACCAAGCATACATGCACATGAGTTGGCTGTCTTGTGATTCAGGTCATGAGTGATCATGTTATGGTAGGTTTATAGTACAGGAGCATTATTTGCATAGCTGGCCCTACTCCCCACAATTATATTGATTCAAAGAAGTCAGGCTAGAATTGGACATATAAATGATCtagcataaaaaattattgcaagATGGGTGTTAATTGCTGCAGTGACATGGGAAAGCTTCGCTCTTTCATAAATTTCTCATGCTACTTCATTCTCTACTTTTTTCCTAACTGAAGTATATCTGTGATAGATATTTCGATAAATATTTCTCCTATCCTGCTAGTAGATCTAATAAATTAGTAGGACAGACAACGATGAATATCATTACTAGGGTATATTATACATTTGGTAGATAAGTTTGATTTTggtctttcaaatttaaaactttggatttagtccctaaaattttaaaaatggaaTAATTTCATCCTTGAAATTTGTGGTAAGTTCAGTTTTGGTctctgaaatttcaaaaatggaataattccATTCCTGAAATTCGTGGCAAGTTTGGTTTTGGTTCATTTAAGTATTGGGTTAGTTTGATTTTTCTCTTCTAAATATGGTGTTGGTTCAATTTTGTTCTCTTAAATATGGGGTTAGATCAATTTTGTTCTCTGAAGTATGGGGTTAGATCAATTTTGTTCTCTTAAGTATGGGGTTAGATCAATTTTGATCCTAAGATATgtggtttgtttgatttggtcCCTCAAAAATGGGGGGTGCCTCAGCATTTCTTTAGTCATGTAAACAAAAAGAATAGATGGAGGGTCCAAAAGTGTTCCCTTTTTGAAATTTCAGGATAAATTCtaacttttaaaatttggtATACCAAAATCATATATACACCAAATTTCAGGGATCAAAAGATAATTTACCCATgtcatttatcaaaaatttcttagtatcttttcttcttgttctgTTTGATGCAGCTGGAGGAGAAACAAGGTGCTTGTGACCCTAATCCTACCGAGTATGTAGATATGGATGTAACAGAGCCCAATGTTGTGTTCTACTGGGGCTTAAGTCCCTGCAAGCGTAATTTCACAGATGCAGTGTCGGTCAAGGAGGATTTCATGACGAATATCAATAATGGCTATCAAGGCTGTCCTGGAAGGATGGAATTATCCATTGTCCTAACTTCTGAGCTGCCGAAGAATGTTCTTGCTGATGGTGCTGGAAGTGGGAAGCATACAAAAGCATGTTGGAAGATTCTTGATTACTACAATCAACAAAGGATTCCAATTTACTCACAGCATTTGCCACATTACTTCGTTGGGTATGTGGCAACCAATGGAGAGCCTGAGTACCCAAGTGCTGGCGGTTAGACTTATCatgaacatttaaaaaaaaaaaaaaaatcttgttatCTTGGTCTGCATTTTGCATTCTTGGGTTTAGGTTTTCATGTTTGCACAGTTTTTACGAGGATCAGAAGAAACTATACAAAGATGAGGATATATGAAAGTATTGGACTGTATAGTAAAAACAAGTTGTAGAAGCTAAAAGTTGCATTGTACTTGTAAAGTCTTTTGTAAACTCAAATATGCAATCTTTTAGCATCTTGCCCTTCGAAATTGTTGTGAATTTCAcagaagaaaaatgttattaGAATGGTTTTTGGTCGCAATTACTATTTCAAATGGATGTCATTGCCTTTGTTCACATGATTTGTTTTGGGCAGTATGAACATTCATACAAATGGCAAAGTGGtgattttaaagaatttttagtACCGAGTTCATCAGGAGAAGGTATTTTGTGCAAGCGTCAAGGTCGAAGCAgcattttgtattttcttatatatatatatatatcagtatTTGTTAGCTAACGCTGAGTTTACAGTTACACAatataaaatttccaaaaagtATTGGAtctaatattttcacaaaatttgagttttaaattttttgaaagcaaaaaaaaatcctcaacaatattttatgaaaaaagccTATATCACTTGTACAAAATTGAGCAAGAAATACTCAGGGAGAGGGGGTTTGCCTCCAAACCAATCAAAGACCAAATTGCAAACTTTTGGCAGGatttgctaaaatacaaagcataacacaaataTGAATAAAAGATGTAAGGAGTCAGAAAGGTGACACTGACGCAGAGCAAACTTGGAAAATCAATTGCTCCTGTATGCTATTTGGCACTTACAGAGGAGAACTCAATCGATAAAAACATGAAACATGAAACAGAAGATCGGAAAATATGAGCgagatttgaaaaaataaataaataaaaaagacagaAAAGAACATTGGTATCTTTTTAAAAAGCACCCCAATAATCAGGAGAGAGGTGAGTCGATCCATGTAGTCGTCAGACATGGGTGTCCGTACAAGTGCTAATGTCATCGTATGGATGCTAACGTCAACACCTGCCTCTTTCACCTTTCAATGATGAGCTCTAGTTCTAGTGTTTTTAAGATACTTTTAGGGCGAAAATGGGTAAATACccataaaaaacaaactatctagttaataggGTCCGtttacaaactatatatatttttagcaaatcgagtttcaaagactcgattttgggcccCTAAATCGACCCTCTAAGCctcgattttcatgggttgTTCCTGTCTGATGTGGCAGTTTGTCCAGATGGCGTCtatatggaaatcgagtttcaaagactcgatttacatttaaaacacaaacaaaaaaaaccacaagGGCAGCAGGAAAACCACAACAACGCGTTCAtcagagaagaaaggaaaaaaaaaaaaaaaaaacccagatcgcACTgcgaagagaagaaagaaagaaaaaaaaacccagatcgcACCGCGACCTGGGTGCGCGCGGTGCGACCTGGGTGCGCGCGGGGCGACCTGGGTCGCGCGACGACCTGGGTCGTGCGACCTGGGTGCGCGCGGGGCGACCTGGGTCGCGCGACGACCTGGGTCGCGCGACGACCTGGGTCGTGCGGCGACGTGGGTCGCCGGCCTGGATCTGTCGCGCGCGGCCTGTGTcgccattccttcttcttcttctctttctttttttttttttctttctttctgcatttttttttccgctgtttctgcattttgggttgcattttgggtcattaatattttatttttgggttggaaatcgagtctctaagactcgatttccatgtagaCGCCATCTG
It encodes the following:
- the LOC126688876 gene encoding nuclear poly(A) polymerase 3: MAGNAFHNQNGVVFVNHLPLPLPFPQPFALINHRGGGEVLVPYNPPLLTPLGFSVLKAQMDECRSISLLQFMVKEELVPSPEEEERRRNVIVKLKQIVLAWIKKVAWQHRLPKKQIAASSGTILTYGSYGLGVHGSDSDIDALCVGPFFATMAGDFFIVLRNMLKGRPEVSEIHCVKDAKVPLMRFKFDGISIDLPFAQLKVLSVPENVDVLNPFFLRDIDETSLKSLSGVRANERILQLVPNVENFQSMLRCVKLWAKRRGVYGNLLGFLGGVHLAILVAFVCQGNPNASLNALIMNFFETFALWPWPTPVILQDGLPAPGDAMETRSLMPIRLPCSPYEYCHSNITRSTYYKIRTEFLRGYTMTRDLLKPDFDWGSLFEPYPYSKIHSRFLKIYLSASEQDELGDWVGWVKSRFRSLIVKLEEKQGACDPNPTEYVDMDVTEPNVVFYWGLSPCKRNFTDAVSVKEDFMTNINNGYQGCPGRMELSIVLTSELPKNVLADGAGSGKHTKACWKILDYYNQQRIPIYSQHLPHYFVGYVATNGEPEYPSAGG